The Microplitis mediator isolate UGA2020A chromosome 8, iyMicMedi2.1, whole genome shotgun sequence genome has a window encoding:
- the LOC130673365 gene encoding putative ankyrin repeat protein RF_0381, whose amino-acid sequence MTSEISCNPQFIGDHLPLSVAIREGHEEMVELLLKHGADPNVDNYRDISPLVHAAEKGNSNIIKLLLAYGADINLVPVNGSVTKSALHCAVVRENLDVVKLLLDNIMIDVNTVIANKMTALHSGALFVDDNFNVVQHLLDAGADVNAVNGSGHSALDISCLKCSTEIESMILKHIVKLSATNFYVSKKNLAELLT is encoded by the exons ATGACGTCAGAGATTTCCTGCAATCCGCAGTTCATTGGAGACCACCTGCCGTTATCTGTTGCCATTCGGGAAGGTCATGAAGAAATGGTTGAGCTCCTGTTGAAACATGGTGCTGATCCGAATGTCGACAACTATAGGGATATATCACCCCTAGTTCATGCTGCCGAAAAAGGAAATTCAAACATAATCAAGTTACTTCTTGCATATGGTGCGGATATAAACTTGGTACCAGTCAATGGAAGCGTCACCAAAAGTGCATTACATTGTGCCGTCGTTCGCGAAAACTTGGATGttgtcaaattattattagacaACATTATGATCGACGTCAACACTGTAATCGCCAACAAGATGACAGCTCTTCATTCCGGAGCTCTATTCGTCGATGACAACTTTAATGTTGTACAGCATCTGCTTGATGCTGGTGCTGACGTCAATGCAGTCAATGGATCTGGTCATTCGGCATTAGACATATCATGTCTAAAATGTTCGACAGAAATTGAGTCAATGATACTAAAGCACATAGTCAAACTTAGTGCGACTAATTTTtatgtatcaaaaaaaaatttggctgAG TTATTAACTTAA
- the LOC130673317 gene encoding proteasome subunit alpha type-5, with product MFLTRSEYDRGVNTFSPEGRLFQVEYAIEAIKLGSTVIGISTSEGVVLAAERRITSPLMESTTIEKIVEVDKHIGCAGSGLMADSRTMIDRARAECQNHWFIYNEKMTVESVAQAVSNLAIQFGDSDDDGSAMSRPFGVAILFAGIDEKGPQLFHMDPSGTFVQFDAKAIGSGSEGAQQSLQEVFHKSMTLKEAIKSTLTILKQVMEEKLNETNVELMTMTPESKFHMFSKSELQEVIKDIA from the exons atgTTTCTGACAAGATCAGAGTACGATCGTGGTGTCAATACTTTTTCCCCAGAGGGTAGACTGTTCCAAGTCGAATATGCTATCGAAGCAATAAAACTCGGGTCAACGGTAATCGGGATTTCAACATCCGAAGGCGTTGTTTTGGCAGCGGAGAGACGAATCACCTCACCGCTGATGGAGTCGACAACTATTGAGAAAATAGTTGAGGTTGACAAGCACATCGGCTGCGCTGGGTCAGGTCTGATGGCTGATTCCAGGACGATGATTGATCGCGCTCGTGCTGAGTGCCAGAATCACTGGTTCATTTACAACGAGAAGATGACTGTCGAGTCTGTCGCTCAGGCTGTTTCTAATCTCGCGATCCAGTTCGGAGACAGCGATGATGATGGCAGTGCCATGTCCAGACCATTTGGGGTCGCTATTCTCTTTGCGGGTATTGATGAAAAGGGACCGCAGTTGTTTCACATGGATCCTTCTGGTACTTTCGTTCAGTTTGATGCCAAAGCTATTGGATCCGGAAGTGAAGGAGCTCAGCAATCTCTTCAAGAAGTTTTTCACaag tcAATGACATTGAAGGAAGCAATAAAATCAACACtaacaattttaaaacaagTTATGGAAGAGaaattaaatgaaacaaaTGTCGAGCTAATGACAATGACTCCCGAGAGCAAGTTTCACATGTTTTCAAAATCAGAGCTGCAGGAGGTGATTAAGGACattgcttaa